In the Diospyros lotus cultivar Yz01 chromosome 13, ASM1463336v1, whole genome shotgun sequence genome, aaaaaaatcatgtcgtgacttcttatcttaaattttttggataaatttatctttcccCCATTCGTCTGCCTGCGTTGGGTTTGCCTGACATGAGCATACAAAGAGggtgtttggggggggggggggggggggggggggaagggtgGGGCTCACGCCCTTCCTCTAATTTTGCTTGCGTCAAGCAAACATTATGTTACCCGAcacaaataatataacaattttgattattaGGGTTTTCTCTCTTTAGGCTATGTTTGGTTAGAGCATCTCCAAAGAGAGTTGCTATTTTATAGtgctatttttattaatttacacaACCTTGAATAGTGTTATGCCACTTTTGAATTTTACATTGCTCCAATGGCAAggtgttattttaatatttttttattaaaaatataattaaaaattaaaatttcaaataaaacataacaatTAAACTTAATACATAAGTTTTCATGAATAATAACAAtgtaataaataatgactaaaaaGTAAAACCCCACTTTctgacaaataattaattaaaataaaaatatttgtatatatagttaataattaattaactaaaataaaacataataattaactataattaatatatataattctaacaattaactaTAATAATTGTTTTGCAACTCCTCCAAACACCTCCTATTAAACatttataattgattaattaatatatatatatatataattaatacctTCACCCCTTCAAAACCTTCTTCTGTTCTCTGCGCCTCTCTTGCTCCTACTCACGACTCGTCCTCGCCGATCACTGCCTCGCCTTGCCCTCGCAAGCACTGCTCACCCTCGCTTTTAGCCTATGATTCAATTTTGCTCTGCCTCGCCTCCCTTGTTTTAggaaagtgtatatatatatatatatatatataatgcaaaatATAGTCATTAAATTTTTGACCATTGACAAATGCAACATTCGATTTTCTCTTTTCAGGAATTATAAAAATAGCATTGGAGAAGGAAAGTTATCAATTTGCAACTTTATATGACATTCCTGTTGGAGTAGACATTTTATATTTCGAGATGCCATTTCAACAATTACGCAGATGGCACCACAAATAGCAACTCCCGTTGGAGTTGCTCTTAGGTGGAAAGAATGGCCGTTATCCATTCtattctattttcatatttggtatatcttgatttttgtgaattggaaaagaaaaattaatcaattaacaaGATTGCCCTTTTAAATTGTACGATTAAAGATtctcataaaaataatttacaattgcaaaaaatttaattattgaatttatcctgaaaaaaaattattttcgttttaaaactaaaagcatttaaaaattgaataaaaatacaattcaATTCTcaggaaaaaatttatataattaaaaaagttatttttttatttgtaaaaaaatgtGTACTGGCAAAAagtgaagaaaaggaagaagagaaagagacaaTGGCGGCGGTAGACCAACAGCAgtagcagaagaagaagaagaagaagaagaagaagaagaagaagaagaagaagaagtgataGGCTGCGGGGGACAACGGCAAGTGACAGAAGAAAGGTCGGTGACTAGATCTGGATTGCCGACGGCGGAGGCAATGACTAGATTTGGTTGTGGGAGGAGGAGGCGGACGGTTTGGCGACAGGAGAAGAatcagaagaaaaagaaacaatagACGGTTACAAGTGATGGGCGGCAGAAAAAGGCTCAGTGACCAGATCTGGAGAGTTAGGTGGAGGCAATGACCAGATCTGGTTGCGGAAGGAGGAGGCGGAAGGTTTAACagcgatgaagaagaagaagaagaagaagaagaagaagaagcggtAGGCGACAGAGGAGAGGGATGATGGGTtgataaaatattgaaaaaaaaaaaatgatatatgtgAGGTTGATACATGTGGTATTTTGTAAATAAGAGAATTTTGTAAGGATAAAAAAGTAATTGCGTCAGCTATTTCACGGAATTAGCTAGTGAGCTAATTCTATTTAGTttttagaagaaagaaagattttcACCGTTTTGATGGAATGGCCATTTCCCATTCCATTCCTCTTTGCATGCTAACCAAACGAACAAGGAATGACTaaatttccttctcttttccCTTCTCTCGTTTGACCATATCATCAATCAAATATAAGCTTAATTAATCTCTTTTGTGTGAGAAAAACTTACAGATGTATTTTGTATATAGTAATTGTAATACATGTAAACTTCTCCAACATTGGCTGGCTAGCTTGCTTGGATCATGCATGCCTAGCTAGCTAGGTGCCTACAAGGAGCTTATATATAATTGGGTCATCCTCCTACCATCTATCAATTAGAGgcaaaaactaatttatttaattattagcTCTTAATTACTCGGTGCCCTTGCCAGTCCCTACGAGAATTGTTCATCTTTTAAGCTTGATCAATTAGAGTAGTCAGGTATTGTCCTGTGTTGGTTTGCTATCTTAATTACCTTTGAGTTTCTTATATGTAACTGTAGGGCCTTTTCTTTTGTTACTCTATATGTTCTAATTTCCTTTGGCCTTAATTTTGGGTTGATGCTTAACGAATCTTGTTAGTCATTAGCCAAAAACCAATAATAatagtaagaagaagaagatagatgtatacaaataataagaagctaatttaatttaatttaattgtatGATCCAAGTGTATCATCTGGCGCTGCAAacgttttaattaaattttgaccaacaaagtaaatatatagcttgtGTAATGAGTGAGAACTCAACTTAATTACCCATGCTTAATTAAGCTGGTTAATTATAGATATCTTGCTTCTTGTTTGTTAAGTTTCTTGATTGGGGATATGAATTGGGAATGGGAGCCATTACTTGTTGGAATCTTGGATAATTCTTGGAGTATTAATGTGATTCCCCTTTTGGAGtgttaatggataattttttttttttttattacgcCCAATTATTGACGTCTTTAGCTACCTCATCCCTAGAgctactgtaataccccatatctgtataaggTCACCgcataatttagataaatataaaatatcgaaaagtgagcctaaaagtaaaataaatcgccgaatcaattgaagggagtacctcggaccctagatgattaagaaaaatggtatagtattatcgagtaaaataaattatgatttttggtaatgaaagaaattggatcgggaacagttttcggtacaagtgtcgaccgggctgagaaaatcgaatcgacgtaagaGACATCTGAAAAGTTAACGGAGCATAACAgtgactaatattttatgtatagaacaacccttaagtgatttcgggttgaatcgagtggatttaaggtcaaaacgatcagttgggcctaagtgtaattttctgaatttacccgagagaggtcaaaacggtaattttttggaagtttcaagggagaaatgagaagtaataATATTGAGGGTTTTAGTGATGGTGCTGAGAAGATCAAGGGCTTGAGAATAAGgaccaaaatacaaaagaaaatttcaaaagggccaaactgcaattttcaaaaaattgccaAAGCATGGCAAATCTAGCCGTGATTTTGGCTTGAAAATCCAGAGATTTGGGCAACAaatctcgtcagggcatggccaaggacggtctaggaggcgtgtgggagGAGTTTTGGCCagaaattggccacgtgggggtcagttctggcctataaatagccaagggttttggCCGAATTTagagcatcaaattgctcgatTTCGAGGGCGAATCGAgagaagccaataaggggcttttgatccttgaggcgagaggagcatttctggtaagtttcttgaatttttgagaTGTTTGGAGGGTGTTTCGAAGGCTGGTCGGAAAAGCTGGGCGGTCCGCCTACCGCGACTTACAACTCGCATTCCGATGGCCTTTCTGGTGGCATCGTGATCGACTAGAGATGGGCTTTCGATCGGTGTAGGAAAATCGGGCATCGGAGCATCGTCGATGACcggaaaaataaagaagacgACCGGCTCGTGACTGTCACGCGCTAGCCAAATTCTCCAGCCCACTCGCCCGTGATGGGGGCGCGTGCCACATaggtaatttatgatttttttttccaaagttcttggaaaattattttatgtatatttatgtaaaaatatttgagaaaatagttgtgtagataattattttggattattagtgaaaaaaataggagaaaaatgagaaaatgcgagaaaaattaaggagaaaattatattttaatggtTATTGGATGATTAGGGTACCTTGCGGCTTAAGGTGAAATGACTTGTGCGAAGTTCGAGGTGAGCACCCAAATCGAGGTATATCACGCTTTTCAAGAAAATCAAGTTGAGTCTAaaagtgagtggttctatcgaaaaacttgtttgtggcatggtttactgtgagtgttcatccccatGGCTAAGGTTATTGATGGTTTTTCAAATGATTATTTACACCTCTAAAGATtttgtacggtaaattgcatacattgagatgttgatttttgcatgttatgatttttcggtattggcatgttgtgttgtccacgtgggacgtgggttgttaacttgTGACGTAGCCTTCGAGTGACaacactcgggatgcgtgccaagggttaataCTATGTGActcacttgggacggggctgagacggacttcaccctatggtactTAAGTagcagggctgagagtggataccaccccaggttcctttgagcaatagcattaatattGAGGTGTCGTTAATTCccgggatagtgctgatgtgacactcttggggctagggttgccttgggttttggaatgctttcgAGTATGAACGTAATGctaacaatgataatggggtgattcccaggttcatatgtcgagattgtccctcttaagtaggattgtggttgccaatgggtcgatgtggtcgtgttgccttagagagattgcattttccccggttagggctaagtgctatgtgggattctcttaggctgggtcATGTCGGaatttatcgattttatatataattttgcatatattcatgaaaatatttttgaactctcacttagatgattcagcatctaatttggactatgtccttagaatattcaaacgttctaggtgaaagtagtggcgccaagggaaaagatgtcgtcgagatgtaAGCTGATATGTTTAATTTTCGTAAGTCCTTGtttatgattacgatgttctgagattatgtaatattttgatattttcatgtgaaacatcgatttggttatcgtaaaaggaattgtcagttatatatcatttaggtttcgatcttgcttccactgatgtgattgataatacctgtcttagcctattaatttttaaattttgatatgctgagaaggtacaatcgggattgtcgaaaaatgattatgatgagggtatgtatatcgagaggcTTATGTTATCTCTAAGAAAGTGTTGGTGTTTTTCCTTTTCCAGATGGTGAAAACTCAAAGAATCATGAATCTCAATGAACGAGACGAGGAAAGCGGTAGTAGTAGTCATCGAGGTCGCTCTGTGAGTCACACCACGAGTAGTCGCCGTAGTCACTTTATGAATTCCGCTACAAATAATCATCGTAGTCGTTCGACAAATCGCGCCGCGAGCAGTAGACGACAAGAAAAGCAATCAGGTCCTAGGGAGAGTAGACTTGATCGAATGGAGCGGATCTTAGAAGGCGTGTTGACACATGTAACGAGGAACGAGCCGCCAAGGCGCACCCCCCATGTGCTGGATTAGTATCGCAGACAAAGACTCCCGGTGTTTAGAGGAAAAGCTAGAGATAACCCTAGTGCAGCTGAGTACTGGATGGAGCAAACCGAGAAGCTGCTCCAGCATCTGCAATGTAGTGATGAGGAGAAAGTCAACTGTGCCACATTTATGCTAGAAGAAAAAGCCGGAAGATGGTGGCAATCAACTAAGCGGGCCCTGCAAAGGACACCCAAGCAAGTAGCGTAGGATCCAAGGTTGAGACAAGCTCAGTCAATAACTTGGGAAGCATTCAAAGAAGTTTTCAATGCTGAGTACTTTCCCCAAAGctagaaggaagagaagacttgGGAATTTATGAAGTTGAGGCAGACTGATGAGATGTCAATAACTCAATACGATGTCAAATTTACCCAACTGATCAGGTACGTGCCTATGTACGAAACTGACGAGAGGCAGAAGGCGCAGAAATTTGTGGGTGGATTAAAAGTGGGTCTACAACAAGCCTTTAGCTCATGTACTATCAACACTTACAGCGAGGCGCTGGACATGACTCTAACCATCGAGATGAATCTATTGCATGTAGGACTGATAAGAgctgatgaaaagaaaaaaaattcgaaAGGCACGGAGCATAAGTCAGGagggaaaaatttcaaagatagtaAATCGTGTCCTCGATGCAATAAAGAATACCCAGGAAGAAATTGTTCTCAAGGGTATATCACGTGTTTTTCATGCGGCGAAAAAGGATATAAAGAAaaggactgccctaagaagAAAGATGTACCTCCGACTAGGAATCGAATAGGGATCACATACTACTCGTGCAATCAACTCGGTCACTACACTAGCAAATGTTCGAAAAGACAAAAAACATATCAGCCCGGGAAGATAAACATGACGCTAGAACCTCATACCGAAATCGAATCCACGCTGAGAGCTCCCAGACAAACTTTTAGCCTGCCCCTTTGCCCCTGGGCGTTAATGGATAATTCTTGATTggggatgtgtgtgtgtgtgtatatatatatatatatatatgttgggcCAAACACAAAATAAGAGGGCTAGTTTACTATTCCTGTGCTTTCGGTCCAAATCTCAAACTTGATTAGAATCGTTACAATAACCGAAACTTGGGCACGAAATACTGTAGACGAATCTAATTAAGAATGTCACCTTTAAATAAAGAAATCAACAACAAACAAGCTTCAATCACGAAAGATagaaaagaagatggaagtCACAACCGCATTCTGTCATGTAACCACCAATTTAATTTTCCTATGTAGATGaataaacaattaattaagTCTTTGTGGCCTTGTGACGATCGAGTGTGtgcattttatatttatttatatatatatatataatttaattgtgGGTATGTGATTATCCTTAATTAGGTAAGAATAAATGTCACTTTGTTTgtgtattaataattaatgttgGTAGCATTTGTCATGGGTATGGATCAATGTGGGTgtgtgtgcatgtatatataagcatgtcTGTATTCCCATGCATGcgaaggagggagagagagagagagagagagagtcgatGGGGAGGAAGGAAAGGCAAATTGGGTCTGGTCGGGGACACTTTCTTGGACTGATTTTGCACCCACCAAGGCACAGCTGccaccttttcttttcttttatttaacattaatttCCTTGGCATTAGTTTAGTCTAATTAATTTTACTGCGGGAACCGTCTTAACCATATatagtaaaattaattatttccttcATCCAATGATCACGATTTTTTGAATTACAAAAGtagtagtttttaattaaaaaaaaaaatattacatgcatatatacaaatacgattctattaattcttctttcttcttctaagtCTGACCCTGGCACAATGTAAAACTTAGTGCATGAATTACACTTTTCCTTAAATTAGTCTAATCCACTGAACATATACATGTTAAATTAGTCAAAAGTTGcatttgaaaaattgattaattaGTGCCTCTCTTAACCCATGGTTATATGCTGATGCTTGGCAcagctccctctctctctctctctctctctctctccatatatatatatatatatgtatagatatgCTGCTTTGCTTCATGCAAGAGGAGAGCCACTGAAATCTATATTACTTTTTGGGTTTGGGAGCAAATAACCACAGTATCATCAGAAGCTTAAAGGCGAAGAAACATTGCCCTCTCGAAACCCTAAAaagcaacaaaacaaaattgGAGAGAGAGTGAAAAGAAACAGCAGCCtgatactctctctctctctctctaacatgcatatatatatagcataaagcaccttcttttatttttgcccCTTATTCTCCTTCTCACTTTATCATCactcactctttctctctctctgcgcgCCAACCAACCCTCTCTCTTCTTGTTGATGTGATTCTCCACTATATTTTGAAGAACCCCATCAACCTTTACAAAAGCAAAGGATCAAGAACCATGGTTTTTTCCTCCATTCCAGCTTATCTTGATCCATCCAACTGGCAACAGCAGGTAAGGGTTTCATTTCTTCAATATGGAATGGTTTCCCCTTCCATGGCTTCTTTGCCACTAAAGCTACAaattcaaaagataaaaaaaaaatattcctgcCCTTTTGcttcccttctcttctcttctttatttttcaacatCTCTACTTGAATATACCTGCAGAtatctcattctttctttctttctttctttctttctttttttttgggttaattttGCAGCAACCAAACCCTCAAACTGCAGGGACGTCTAGCAGTGGAAATCCTCATCTTCCACTTCCGCCACAGCCGCCGCCACCGCTGCCTCAGCCTCATGTGGCCGGCGTCACGGGCTCAATCCGACCTGGTTCGATGGCTGATCGAGCCCGGCTCGCCAACATCCCCATGCCAGAGGCTGCCCTCAAATGCCCTAGATGCGATTCCTCAAACACCAAGTTCTGCTACTTCAATAACTACAGCctctcgcagccccgccacttctGCAAGGCCTGCCGGCGGTACTGGACCAGAGGCGGTGCTCTCAGAAACGTCCCAGTCGGAGGCGGCTGCCGGAGAAACAAGAGGAGCAAGGGCAGCAGCTCTAAATCTCCAGTTAGCAGTGACCGGCAAACTAGCAGCGGCTCCGCAAGTGCAGCTTCCTCTACTAGTACTGGAACCGCCAGTATTTTAGGCCTCACGCCACAAATTCCACCGTTGCGCTTCATGGCCCCTCTAAGCCAGCTCTCTGATTATGGTGCCGGCGAGATCAGCTTGGGTTACAGCGGCGTTTCAGCGCCTTTGGCGGCGATTACAAGTGACATGAATTTCCAGCTAGGAAGCATGTCACTTGGTGGAGGTGTTGGTGGTGCTTATATGCCGGCGGCCGGCGGCTTCGACCAGTGGCGACTACAACCGACCCAGATCTCTTCGCTAGCAGCCGGATTGGATTTGCCATCTGGGTTATATCCATTTCAAAGCGGCCTAGAGCCCTTATCCGGCGCCTACGGTGGTGAAGGCAGCCAAATCAGGCCGAAACAGACAGCATCGGGGATCGGTCAACCGGCTAATTCAGTGAAAATGGAAGACAATCAGCAAGATGTGAATTTGTCAAGGCAATTCCTAGGACTCCCTGGAAATGATCAGTATTGGAGTACTGCTGGTTCTGGATGGAATATTAATGACCTTTCTGGATTTAGCTCTTCTTCAACTACCAATCCCTTGTGATTAATTAAGCTCTCCATCTGGTAGTGTGACCTTAATTTAAATTGCCATAGTGAATCTTagtaaccccccccccccccccccccccaaccaaaGCTTCAAGGGTATTGGAGATAGTTTTATTTGCAAAACATGGTTCCAGTCCAAATCTTATAGTGGCAAAAATGGAGGAAGACTGATGGTGGAGTGAGAGCTTGTGATCACTCTAATATTGCCTACAAACCCTAGAAATCAATATTAGCTAATGCTTTGTTTTGTTtcgtttaattttgttttgtttcatgCTTGAACATGTTTACAAAGATGAATTAATGTATGAGGTGTTGTAGCTTTTATATTGGAGTTGAAGGTGATCTAATTTTCAATAGCACCGGGCTGGATGTTTAattctatggattttgtgatgatcCTAACACCTGGATTCAATTCCTTAAGTAATATTACTTGAATATAAGAAGGTTTGCatactcaaattctctctcctgATTGTATAAGATTCAAAATCAAACTGACATGCTTATTTTGTTGAAAccaacatttttgtttttaattagaTGAAGAGGACGAAATTATCTATGTTGTGTCGTCAATTTTGGGCATGGATTAGTGGCTTAAATTGGGCAATTTGAAGGTTGGTTTGTGATTCAACCTAGCTAGCTGAGTACAACCTTATAACCATTTTGTTGGAAATTGTactataaattatgtttttaggCCAAGTTGAGGAATTGTCCCTTGTCATGGAATAGTTGatcaattataaatttttggttAATTTGGTGTACTGAGAAGTTGGTGATGACATTTCAAGAACTGCGCGCAATAGTAAAATTGTACAGTTTGATTCTATTTATAGATATCATCTTTTTCAGTGCCTCCCTATTTTCATGTAAACAGTCGGTTGGTCTCTTATTTAGTAGTTAAGGTTCAACAGAACACTAAC is a window encoding:
- the LOC127787958 gene encoding dof zinc finger protein DOF5.1-like, which translates into the protein MVFSSIPAYLDPSNWQQQQPNPQTAGTSSSGNPHLPLPPQPPPPLPQPHVAGVTGSIRPGSMADRARLANIPMPEAALKCPRCDSSNTKFCYFNNYSLSQPRHFCKACRRYWTRGGALRNVPVGGGCRRNKRSKGSSSKSPVSSDRQTSSGSASAASSTSTGTASILGLTPQIPPLRFMAPLSQLSDYGAGEISLGYSGVSAPLAAITSDMNFQLGSMSLGGGVGGAYMPAAGGFDQWRLQPTQISSLAAGLDLPSGLYPFQSGLEPLSGAYGGEGSQIRPKQTASGIGQPANSVKMEDNQQDVNLSRQFLGLPGNDQYWSTAGSGWNINDLSGFSSSSTTNPL